TGGAACACATCGACCGGGTCGATCCGGTCAGGGTCGGCGCCTGGCTGGTGATCACCACCCGGCGGGAGTGCATTCGCGTGCTGGCGTTCCGCAAGAGGGTGGTGCTGACCTACGAGCCGGACGCCTTCGAGGTCGTCGGCGGTGAGCAGCCGGAGCTGGACGCGGAGCTGATCGCCGACGAGCGGGCCGTCGACGTACGGCGTGCGCTGGAGAGCCTGCCGGACCGCTGGCAGCAGCTGCTCGGCCTGCTGATGGCCGATCCGCCCATGCCGTACGCGGAGATCTCCGCGAAGCTGGACATCCCGATCGGCAGTATCGGCCCGATCCGTGGTCGCTGCCTGGACAAGCTCAGGGTGCTGCTCGCTTCGTGAGCGCGCGCTGAGTCGATGGGCCTGGGCCATGCCCCCCGGCCCGGAGCCGGCGGCCGGCCGGACCGCAGAGGATCAGAGCATGATCCACGCGGTCCGGACCGGCCGCCGTGCGGTGCCTGGCCACCGGAGCAGGAAGCTGACCAGCCGTCGCGTCACCGGGTCGTCGGCATCCCCGGCGCGGGCCTCGACGACCACCGGGCCGGCCGGGCAGACCCACAGGTCGACCGTTAGTTGCCCCCGGCCTCGAGCGTCGACGTCGAGTGTCCAGCCGTGGCCGGCGAACCGCAGGTGACGGACGTCGTCGCCGATGTCCGAGCCGTCCACGAGGCTGTCGTAGATCAGGTCCAGCACCGCGAGGTCCCGTTCGTGGTGCGCGAACGCCGCGTAGCCGGCCGAGCGCAGCAGCTCGAGCTGCTGGCCCGCCGCGCGCTCCGGTCGCCCGCCCATCGCGGTCAACGCTCCCCTTGGACCTTGATCACGCTGTCGCGATCCTGGCCGTACGGCGCGCCCTGCCAGGTGGACCAGTTCACCTTGTTGCCCTGTTCGTACAGGACGAAGTTCCACGGCCCGCGGTAGGTGTTGGCGTAGAAGCGGTTGCTCTGGTCGAAGGTGATGGCGTCCTGGACGGTCTTCTCCTTGTACGGCGACCAGGCCGGGAACGTTCCCCAGTTGGAGAACAGCCCGTTGTAGCCGCACCCGCTGTTGGAGGCGCAGGACTTGCCGAGCTTGGTCGGGTCGAGCGAGAAGGTGTTGCCGTGCACCTGGACGTTCTGGGTCTTCCACCGGCAGTCACCCAGGTACGGCTGCTTGCCGATGTTCCCCGCGTTGCAGGTCTTCACCGTGGCGGTCGCCGGGTTGACCAGGGTGCCGGAGCCCGTGCTGGTGTTGGCCGGCGAGCCCGCGAACCGGTCCGCGTTCTCCCACAGGACCACGCCGGCCCAGTTGTCGGTGAACAGGTTGCCGGTGATCTCGAACGTCTGGTTGAACTGCCCCGGCACCCGCGGGTCGCTGCCGGACTCGGAGATGTACAGCGCGGAGGTCGGGAAGCCACGGTTCTCCGGGCCCTTGCCCAGACCGTTGCGGGCGAACGTGTTGCCCCGGATGCTCGCGTTGTAACTGGTCTCGTAGATGATTCCTTCGGCGGTGTTGTCCGCGATGTAGTTGCCCTCGATGGAGAAGCCGGTGTTGTTGGTGTCGGCCCACAGGCCGGCGCTGAGGTTGTCGTGCACCCAGTTGCCCCGGACGACCGCGCCGGTCACCTCCCAGAACTTGCCGCCGCCGGTGCAGCCACAGCCCGGTTTGAGCCGCTCCCAGTCGTCCACGTTGTTGCCCGCGATCTCGTTGTTCTCGATCACGATGCTCGCGACCTTGTCCGGGTTGTAGGCGTTGAAGCCGTACTGGCCGTTGTCCTGCAGGCAGTTGCCCCGGACGAGGTTGCGGCTGCCGATCATCACCGCCGAGCCGGCGTTGCGGCGGATCGTGTTGCTCTGGATCGTCCAGCCGGTGGCGGAGTTGTGGTTCACCACCCCTTCGTCGTTGTTCGTCCTCGGGGCGCCGAAGTTCTGGATGGTGAGGTTCTTGATCGTCACGCCGGTGACGTAGCCGGTGAACGCGTAGCGGTTGACCCGCTGGCCGTCGAGGACGGCCCCGGGCGCTCCCACGTAGGTGTTGCCCTCCTTGGGAATCACCTGGCTGAAGGGACCGGTGCCGAGGGTGTGCGTACCGGGCTGCAGCCAGAAGGTGCTGCCGGCCGGGCTGGCCTTGCTGAGCTCGTTGAGGTTCTGCGTCGTCGCGACGGTGATCGCGCCGGCCGGTGCGGTGGCCGGTCCGGCCAAGGCCTTGGCGTTCGCGCAGACCTTCGCCGTCGGTGCGGCCGGAGCGGTCGCCGGCGGCGCCGGCGTCGGCGCCGTGTCGGGCGGCGGTGCCGCCCCCGGGGCGGTGTCGTCACCGGCTCCGGCGACGATTCCGGCCAGGAGACCCGCGACCAGGACCAGACCGGCCGCGATGAGCACCAGGCGATGGCGGTACAGCGCGGATCGACGACCGGACGACCGGGCGGAATCGGGTTGGTCCATGAGACTTCCTTCGGCGGGGGCGATCGCGGCTAGCGGCGGGCGGGGCGGTGGGCGGGGCGGGGCCGGCCGATGGCGAACCGGTAGATGTCGAGCAGTTGCTCGAGGTTGCGCTGGGGATCGTGCTGGTTCTCGTACGTCGCCCGGGCGCGGCGGCCGTACTCCTGGTAGCGCTCGGGGTCGCGGTCGGCATCGAGCAGCAGCTTCGCCAGCGCGTCCGGCTGACCGGGTTCGAAGAGCGCGCCGTCGACGCCGTCGCTGATGAGATCCGGGAACGATCCGTGGGCGGAGGCCAGCGGCGGGACTCCGACCGCCATCGCCTCCACCACCACCAGGCCGAAGGTCTCCTCCCACTCCGACGGCAGCACCACCGCGCGCGAGCGGGCGATCAGCTCGAAGCACTGCTGCTTCGTGAGGTGCCCGGCGAGCTCGACCGACGGGCGGTCCGCGGCCCACGCCGTCACCTCGGCGAGCAGCGGACCACCGCCGGCGATGACGAGGCGGAGCGCGTCGTCACCGGCCTGGGCCCGGTAGGCGTCCCAGCCCCTCATCAGCAGCGACGCACCCTTCGGACCGTCGAGGCGGCCGACGTACGCGACCTGACGTTGCCGCTCGCCGCCGACCGGACCGTCGTACGGGACGAAGTTGTGCTTGACGAAAGTCCGCTGCGCAGCGAATCCCATCGCGGCGAGCAGCCGGCGCTGGGAGTCGGAGATGAAGATGTAGGCCGACACCAGGTCGCGCCAGCTGCGGCGGTGGGCGCGTGCCGCCAGCACCGTCGGTCCGGTCGCGAGGACCGAGCCGCGGTAGCAGCGGTGCAGCAGCGCGGGGGCCGGATTGCCGCCGGCACAGTCGTGGCAGACGGCCCCGTCGCGGAAGAAGTCGCCGCTGGCGCAGAGCAGTTTGTAGTTGTGCAGTGTCGCGACGACCGGTACG
The Kribbella italica DNA segment above includes these coding regions:
- a CDS encoding glycosyltransferase; the protein is MKILLVHNTYRSTAPSGENRVVAQEGEALTALGHQVDTFGRLSDEIESWPAWQKAMLPAKVVWNSTSRRELTATLERSRPDVVHVHNTFPLLSPSVLYACRAAGVPVVATLHNYKLLCASGDFFRDGAVCHDCAGGNPAPALLHRCYRGSVLATGPTVLAARAHRRSWRDLVSAYIFISDSQRRLLAAMGFAAQRTFVKHNFVPYDGPVGGERQRQVAYVGRLDGPKGASLLMRGWDAYRAQAGDDALRLVIAGGGPLLAEVTAWAADRPSVELAGHLTKQQCFELIARSRAVVLPSEWEETFGLVVVEAMAVGVPPLASAHGSFPDLISDGVDGALFEPGQPDALAKLLLDADRDPERYQEYGRRARATYENQHDPQRNLEQLLDIYRFAIGRPRPAHRPARR
- a CDS encoding right-handed parallel beta-helix repeat-containing protein; this translates as MDQPDSARSSGRRSALYRHRLVLIAAGLVLVAGLLAGIVAGAGDDTAPGAAPPPDTAPTPAPPATAPAAPTAKVCANAKALAGPATAPAGAITVATTQNLNELSKASPAGSTFWLQPGTHTLGTGPFSQVIPKEGNTYVGAPGAVLDGQRVNRYAFTGYVTGVTIKNLTIQNFGAPRTNNDEGVVNHNSATGWTIQSNTIRRNAGSAVMIGSRNLVRGNCLQDNGQYGFNAYNPDKVASIVIENNEIAGNNVDDWERLKPGCGCTGGGKFWEVTGAVVRGNWVHDNLSAGLWADTNNTGFSIEGNYIADNTAEGIIYETSYNASIRGNTFARNGLGKGPENRGFPTSALYISESGSDPRVPGQFNQTFEITGNLFTDNWAGVVLWENADRFAGSPANTSTGSGTLVNPATATVKTCNAGNIGKQPYLGDCRWKTQNVQVHGNTFSLDPTKLGKSCASNSGCGYNGLFSNWGTFPAWSPYKEKTVQDAITFDQSNRFYANTYRGPWNFVLYEQGNKVNWSTWQGAPYGQDRDSVIKVQGER
- a CDS encoding RNA polymerase sigma factor, whose translation is MPHPDVTSDIDAKESTARSEAARLVEQAAQGDQAAWRRVVDQYSRLVFAVTRSFRLSDSDAGDVSQVVWLRLLEHIDRVDPVRVGAWLVITTRRECIRVLAFRKRVVLTYEPDAFEVVGGEQPELDAELIADERAVDVRRALESLPDRWQQLLGLLMADPPMPYAEISAKLDIPIGSIGPIRGRCLDKLRVLLAS